A window of Streptomyces armeniacus contains these coding sequences:
- a CDS encoding sodium:solute symporter family protein — MSVVDWIVIGAYFFVMVAIGWWSKKRVKTIADFFTGDGRIPWWLSGISHHVSGYSAVMFVAFAAIAYDHGLTVYIWWALTIGLGIGVGAFLFAPRWNRLRAKHDVKSPLEYLARRYDLPTQQVLAYSGAALKVVDIAAKWVAISVLLQGFADIPMAWGIGLTGVATMAYMAVGGLWADVLTDFGQFVIQLLAGFTMLFAVMSELGGFSSLWTMWDDLPEGHSDPVAGPVSTTLIMAFLLVKTFEYNGGMWNLAQRYMSAPSGSQARRSALLSSGLWLVWPFIVFLPMFAAPLIVPGLENSEQSYIEMAQELLPAGLIGLLLAGFFSNTMSMVASDTNVITAVITRDIAPVLVPKVKSLTERAQLTFARVTTVLFVTFSMTIAIATGGEGFVLDVVVSMVAATMGPISIPLMLGMLPWFRQAGPLAALVSWAGGMGVWTVVKWGMDGQSEAAIVGLPLVTSLLLYIGIALVRPDGNSDRDALIDSLNTDPPAAGDGAAAVRERPEAETEAGTPVPDAPA, encoded by the coding sequence ATGTCCGTCGTCGACTGGATCGTGATCGGTGCCTACTTCTTCGTGATGGTCGCGATCGGCTGGTGGTCGAAGAAACGGGTCAAGACCATCGCCGACTTCTTCACCGGCGACGGCCGCATCCCCTGGTGGCTGTCCGGCATCTCGCACCACGTGTCGGGCTACAGCGCCGTCATGTTCGTCGCCTTCGCGGCCATCGCGTACGACCACGGGCTCACCGTCTACATCTGGTGGGCGCTGACCATCGGGCTCGGAATCGGCGTCGGCGCCTTCCTGTTCGCGCCGCGCTGGAACCGGCTGCGGGCCAAGCACGACGTGAAGTCCCCGCTGGAGTACCTCGCGCGGCGCTACGACCTGCCCACCCAGCAGGTCCTCGCATACAGCGGCGCCGCGCTCAAGGTCGTGGACATCGCGGCCAAGTGGGTCGCGATCTCCGTACTGCTCCAGGGCTTCGCGGACATCCCGATGGCCTGGGGCATCGGGCTCACCGGCGTCGCGACGATGGCGTACATGGCCGTCGGCGGGCTGTGGGCCGACGTCCTCACGGACTTCGGGCAGTTCGTGATCCAGCTGCTCGCCGGGTTCACCATGCTGTTCGCCGTCATGAGCGAGCTCGGCGGCTTCTCCTCGCTGTGGACGATGTGGGACGACCTCCCGGAGGGCCATTCCGACCCGGTCGCCGGACCGGTGTCCACGACGCTGATCATGGCGTTCCTGCTGGTGAAGACCTTCGAGTACAACGGCGGCATGTGGAACCTGGCGCAGCGCTACATGTCCGCGCCCAGCGGCTCCCAGGCCAGGCGCTCCGCGCTGCTGTCCAGCGGGCTGTGGCTGGTGTGGCCGTTCATCGTCTTCCTCCCGATGTTCGCCGCGCCGCTGATCGTGCCCGGCCTGGAGAACTCCGAGCAGTCGTACATCGAGATGGCCCAGGAGCTCCTCCCCGCCGGGCTGATCGGACTGCTGCTGGCCGGGTTCTTCTCCAACACCATGTCCATGGTGGCCTCCGACACCAACGTCATCACCGCCGTCATCACCCGCGACATCGCGCCCGTGCTCGTACCCAAGGTCAAATCGCTGACGGAGCGCGCCCAGCTGACGTTCGCGCGCGTGACGACGGTCCTCTTCGTCACCTTCAGCATGACGATCGCCATCGCTACGGGCGGCGAGGGCTTCGTACTCGACGTCGTCGTCTCCATGGTCGCCGCGACCATGGGCCCGATCTCCATCCCGCTGATGCTGGGCATGCTGCCCTGGTTCCGGCAGGCAGGGCCGCTCGCCGCCCTCGTCTCCTGGGCCGGCGGGATGGGCGTGTGGACGGTCGTGAAGTGGGGCATGGACGGCCAGTCCGAGGCCGCCATCGTCGGCCTGCCGCTCGTCACGTCCCTGCTGCTGTACATCGGCATCGCGCTCGTACGCCCCGACGGGAACAGCGACCGCGACGCGCTCATCGACTCGCTCAACACCGACCCGCCGGCGGCGGGCGACGGCGCGGCAGCCGTACGGGAGCGGCCGGAGGCCGAGACGGAGGCCGGTACGCCAGTGCCGGACGCGCCCGCCTAG
- a CDS encoding TetR/AcrR family transcriptional regulator produces MGELTVRGAPPKQDRSRITRQRLLESAVTCLAERGWSGSTVMVVAEHAGVSRGAAQHHFPTREDLFTAAVEYVAEERSAVLRRLPAPTSTRAAVEEVVGLYTGPLFRAALQLWVAASYEPQLGPRVSALELRIGRETHRMALELLGADERAPGVRETVQGLLDMARGLGLANLLSDDSARRGRVVAQWARILDDVLKR; encoded by the coding sequence ATGGGTGAGCTGACCGTGCGCGGCGCGCCTCCCAAGCAGGACCGCAGCCGCATCACCCGGCAGCGGCTGCTGGAGTCCGCCGTGACCTGCCTCGCCGAGCGCGGCTGGTCGGGCAGCACGGTCATGGTCGTCGCCGAGCACGCGGGGGTCTCGCGGGGCGCGGCGCAGCACCATTTCCCCACCCGCGAGGACCTGTTCACGGCTGCGGTCGAGTACGTCGCGGAGGAGCGCTCGGCCGTCCTGCGCCGCCTGCCCGCGCCGACGAGCACGCGCGCGGCGGTCGAGGAGGTCGTCGGGCTCTACACCGGCCCGCTGTTCCGCGCCGCACTGCAGCTGTGGGTGGCCGCGTCGTACGAGCCCCAACTCGGGCCGCGGGTCAGCGCCCTGGAGCTGCGGATCGGGCGCGAGACGCACCGTATGGCGCTGGAACTGCTGGGCGCGGACGAGCGCGCCCCGGGCGTACGGGAGACCGTGCAGGGCCTGCTGGACATGGCGCGCGGCCTGGGCCTGGCCAACCTGCTCAGCGACGACAGCGCGCGCCGCGGCCGCGTCGTCGCGCAGTGGGCGCGGATCCTGGACGACGTACTGAAGCGCTGA
- a CDS encoding enoyl-CoA hydratase family protein: protein MTTLTLDSPHNRNALSARLVAELYAALEAAERDDSARAVLLTHTGGTFCAGADLSEATAAPADGPGAALDLARLLRTVVAFPKPVVGLADGHVRAGGTGLLGACDIAVAGPRATFAFTEARIGLAPAVISMPLLPRLDPRAAGRYFLTGERFDGAEAARIGLVTLAADDPDAALAPVLDGLRRGSPQGLAESKRLATAEVLRVFEREADSLAERSARLFASEEAREGMTAFLERREPRWVS, encoded by the coding sequence ATCACCACCCTCACCCTGGACTCCCCGCACAACCGCAACGCGCTCTCCGCACGCCTCGTCGCCGAGCTGTACGCCGCGCTGGAGGCGGCCGAACGGGACGACTCCGCGCGCGCGGTGCTGCTTACGCACACCGGGGGCACGTTCTGCGCGGGCGCCGACCTGAGCGAGGCCACCGCGGCGCCCGCCGACGGGCCGGGCGCCGCGCTGGACCTGGCGCGGCTGCTCCGTACGGTGGTCGCTTTCCCCAAGCCGGTCGTCGGCCTCGCGGACGGGCATGTACGCGCGGGCGGCACGGGCCTGCTCGGGGCGTGCGACATCGCGGTGGCGGGGCCGCGTGCGACGTTCGCGTTCACGGAGGCGCGTATCGGGCTGGCGCCTGCCGTCATCTCGATGCCGCTGCTGCCGCGCCTCGACCCGCGCGCGGCGGGACGGTACTTCCTGACAGGGGAGCGTTTCGACGGCGCGGAGGCCGCCCGTATCGGACTGGTGACGCTCGCGGCCGACGACCCGGACGCGGCCCTGGCACCCGTACTGGACGGGCTGCGGCGCGGCTCGCCGCAGGGCCTCGCGGAGTCGAAGCGGCTGGCGACGGCGGAGGTGCTGCGGGTGTTCGAACGCGAGGCCGATAGCCTCGCAGAGCGCTCGGCGCGCCTCTTCGCCTCCGAGGAGGCGCGCGAGGGCATGACCGCCTTCCTCGAACGACGGGAACCCCGATGGGTGAGCTGA
- a CDS encoding 4-coumarate--CoA ligase family protein encodes MVFHSEYADVPLVDQPIHEAVLARSTAEHGDRTALIDAVDGTSLSYAQLDAFTRRLAAGLADAGVRKGDVLALHSPNSLAYPAVFYAASMAGAAVTPVHPLCTADEFARQLQDSGARWIVTVAGLLDTARTAAERTGGVSEIFVCDEAEGHRSVRDLRQSTAPEPHVVVDPAEDVAALPYSSGTTALPKGVMLTHRNIATNLAQLQPLVPSGPGDRVLAVLPFFHIYGLTALMNAPLRAGATVIVLPRFELEQFLAAVEKHHVNALYVAPPIVLALAKHPAVDAYDLSSVEYLVSAAAPLDAELSGLCARRLGLPTVMQAYGMTELSPGTHVVPRAAHDAPLGTVGKLLPGTEMRIVALDGTDGGMGTGAGTGVRADLGAGEEGEIWIRGPQVMKGYLGLTGETDALIDADGWLHTGDIGWVDADGWLYVVDRVKELIKYKGYQVAPADLEAVLLSHPGIADAAVIGVADGDGNEVPKAFVVPRRDVAVTADEVLAYVAGRVAAYKKVRQVEFVGVVPRAASGKILRRQLREKDEKGRRT; translated from the coding sequence ATGGTGTTCCACAGCGAGTACGCAGACGTCCCGCTCGTCGACCAGCCCATCCACGAAGCGGTGCTCGCCCGTTCCACCGCCGAGCACGGGGACCGTACGGCCCTGATCGACGCGGTGGACGGCACCTCGCTCAGCTACGCGCAGCTCGACGCGTTCACCCGGCGGCTCGCCGCGGGGCTCGCGGACGCGGGTGTGCGGAAGGGCGACGTGCTGGCGCTGCACAGCCCGAACAGCCTCGCGTACCCGGCGGTGTTCTACGCCGCCAGCATGGCGGGCGCCGCCGTCACACCCGTACACCCGCTGTGCACGGCCGACGAGTTCGCGCGCCAGCTGCAGGACTCGGGCGCCCGCTGGATCGTCACCGTCGCCGGGCTGCTGGACACCGCCCGTACGGCTGCGGAACGGACCGGCGGCGTCAGCGAGATCTTCGTCTGCGACGAGGCGGAGGGCCACCGGTCCGTACGGGACCTGCGGCAGTCCACCGCGCCCGAGCCGCACGTCGTCGTCGACCCCGCCGAGGACGTGGCCGCGCTGCCCTACTCCTCGGGCACCACGGCGTTGCCCAAGGGCGTGATGCTCACTCACCGCAACATCGCCACCAACCTCGCCCAGCTGCAGCCGCTCGTCCCCAGCGGGCCGGGCGACCGGGTGCTGGCGGTGCTGCCGTTCTTCCACATCTACGGCCTCACCGCGCTGATGAACGCGCCGCTACGGGCCGGGGCGACCGTGATCGTGCTGCCGCGCTTCGAACTGGAGCAGTTCCTCGCGGCGGTCGAGAAGCACCACGTGAACGCGTTGTACGTGGCGCCGCCCATCGTGCTCGCGCTCGCCAAGCACCCGGCGGTCGACGCGTACGACCTGTCGTCCGTGGAGTACCTGGTGAGCGCCGCCGCACCGCTCGACGCCGAGCTGAGCGGGCTGTGCGCGCGCAGGCTCGGGCTGCCGACGGTGATGCAGGCGTACGGCATGACCGAGCTGTCACCCGGCACCCACGTGGTGCCGCGCGCCGCACACGACGCGCCCCTGGGGACGGTCGGCAAGCTGCTGCCGGGCACGGAGATGCGCATCGTGGCGCTGGACGGCACCGACGGAGGCATGGGCACGGGCGCGGGCACGGGTGTGCGTGCGGACCTGGGCGCGGGGGAGGAGGGCGAGATCTGGATCCGCGGGCCGCAGGTGATGAAGGGCTACCTGGGGCTCACGGGCGAGACCGACGCGCTGATCGACGCCGACGGCTGGCTGCACACAGGGGACATCGGGTGGGTGGACGCGGACGGCTGGCTGTACGTGGTCGACCGGGTCAAGGAGCTGATCAAGTACAAGGGTTACCAGGTCGCCCCCGCCGACCTGGAGGCCGTCCTGCTGTCCCACCCGGGCATCGCGGACGCGGCGGTCATCGGAGTGGCGGACGGCGACGGCAACGAGGTGCCGAAGGCGTTCGTCGTGCCGCGCCGCGACGTGGCCGTCACGGCGGACGAGGTGCTGGCGTACGTGGCCGGGCGGGTGGCGGCGTACAAGAAGGTGCGGCAGGTGGAGTTCGTCGGCGTGGTGCCGCGTGCCGCCAGCGGCAAGATCCTGCGGCGGCAACTGCGTGAGAAGGACGAGAAGGGGAGGCGTACGTGA
- a CDS encoding acyl-CoA dehydrogenase family protein: MTASHAAADSTAALGTMLETDEQRALRAAVAAVGKRYGRAYFEDVVRDGRHPDELWADAAKAGYLGVNLPEEYGGGGAGITELAIVLEELGVAGCPLLMLIVSPAICGTVIARFGTEEQRREWLPGLADGSRTMAFGITEPEAGSNSHRITTTARRDGDDWVLTGRKVFVSGVDIADATLIVGRTEDAKTGRLKPCLFIVPRDAPGFTRSAIDMELFAPEKQFELVLEDVRLPPSALVGDEDAGLLQLFAGLNPERVMTAAFALGMARYAIAQAVDYANTRQVWKDPIGAHQAIAHPLAQAHIDIEMARLMTRKAAQLYDAGDDTGAGEAANMAKYAAGEAAVRAVDQAVHTLGGNGLTREYGLASMITGARVARIAPVSREMILNYVSHQSLGLPKSY; the protein is encoded by the coding sequence ATGACCGCCAGTCACGCCGCCGCCGACAGCACCGCCGCGCTCGGGACCATGCTGGAAACCGACGAGCAGCGCGCCCTGCGCGCCGCCGTCGCCGCCGTCGGCAAGCGCTACGGCCGCGCCTACTTCGAGGACGTCGTCCGCGACGGCCGGCACCCCGACGAGCTGTGGGCCGACGCCGCCAAGGCGGGCTACCTCGGCGTCAACCTGCCCGAGGAGTACGGCGGCGGCGGTGCGGGCATCACGGAACTGGCCATCGTCCTCGAGGAACTGGGAGTCGCCGGCTGCCCGCTGCTGATGCTCATCGTCTCGCCCGCCATCTGCGGCACCGTCATCGCCCGCTTCGGCACCGAGGAGCAGCGCCGCGAGTGGCTGCCCGGACTGGCCGACGGCAGCCGCACGATGGCGTTCGGGATCACCGAGCCGGAGGCCGGTTCCAACTCGCACCGGATCACCACCACCGCACGCCGGGACGGCGACGACTGGGTGCTCACCGGCCGCAAGGTGTTCGTCTCCGGCGTGGACATCGCGGACGCGACGCTCATCGTGGGCCGTACGGAGGACGCGAAGACGGGCAGGCTCAAGCCGTGCCTCTTCATCGTCCCGCGGGACGCGCCCGGCTTCACGCGCAGCGCCATCGACATGGAACTGTTCGCTCCGGAGAAACAGTTCGAGCTGGTGCTGGAGGACGTACGGCTGCCGCCGTCCGCGCTGGTCGGCGACGAGGACGCGGGGCTGCTCCAGCTGTTCGCCGGGCTCAACCCGGAGCGCGTCATGACGGCCGCGTTCGCGCTCGGGATGGCCCGGTACGCGATCGCGCAGGCGGTCGACTACGCGAACACGCGCCAGGTGTGGAAGGACCCGATCGGTGCGCACCAGGCGATTGCGCATCCGCTCGCGCAGGCACACATTGATATCGAAATGGCCCGGCTGATGACCCGGAAGGCGGCCCAGCTGTACGACGCGGGCGACGACACGGGCGCGGGAGAGGCGGCGAACATGGCGAAGTACGCGGCGGGCGAGGCAGCCGTACGGGCCGTGGACCAGGCGGTGCACACCCTGGGCGGCAACGGCCTCACCCGCGAGTACGGCCTGGCCTCCATGATCACGGGGGCGCGCGTCGCCCGTATCGCACCGGTCAGCCGGGAGATGATCCTGAACTACGTATCGCACCAGAGCCTCGGCCTGCCCAAGTCGTACTGA
- a CDS encoding acetyl/propionyl/methylcrotonyl-CoA carboxylase subunit alpha — protein MIESVLVANRGEIARRIFRSCRELGLGTVAVYADDDADAPHVREADAAVRLPGSAPADTYLRGDLIVRAALAAGADAVHPGYGFLSEHAAFARAVRDAGLVWIGPPPDAMDAMASKTRAKELMAAAGVPLLAPVRAEDARAEQLPLLVKAVAGGGGRGMRVVRELAALPGEITAARAEAAAAFGDGEVFVEPYVERGRHVEVQVLADGHGTVWALGTRDCSLQRRHQKVVEEAPAPGLTDGQRTALHKAAVRAARAVGYEGAGTVEFLLPTGEGAADGGAYFLEMNTRLQVEHPVTECVYGLDLVALQIRVAEGERLPAEPPSPRGHAVEARLYAEDPARGWQPQTGVLHRLDVPGATTAPGGDRTVAHGLRLDSGIADGGTVSVHYDPMLAKVIAWAPARAEAVRALARALERARVHGPVTNRELLVRSLRHPDFAAARLDTGFYDRHLDALTAPPARADDDADGTTGAADAADGADAAGRCGPRRLAALAAALADAAARRSSAAAPAVPARLGGWRNVPSQPQCKSYRSEPDGAEHTVSYALTRDGLAADGFPGVRLVEAAPDRVVLDVAGVHRTFEVSVYAEATGATGAPGTAVRVFVDSPLGACAFTALSRFPDTAARTEPGSLLAQLPGTVVRIADGLTVGSPVAAGQPLLWLEAMKMEHQFTAPAAGVLRALHAEVGQQVEVGVVLAVVGEPDGADGAAAHSTAADGAPAQATEATEAAGAAGATEGTAAPAAAP, from the coding sequence GTGATCGAATCCGTACTGGTCGCGAACCGCGGCGAGATCGCCCGGCGCATCTTCCGCAGCTGCCGCGAACTGGGCCTCGGCACGGTGGCGGTGTACGCGGACGACGACGCGGACGCGCCGCACGTACGGGAGGCGGACGCGGCCGTACGGCTGCCGGGCAGCGCACCGGCCGACACGTACCTGCGCGGCGACCTGATCGTCCGGGCGGCGCTGGCGGCGGGCGCGGACGCCGTGCACCCCGGCTACGGCTTCCTGTCCGAGCATGCCGCGTTCGCGCGCGCCGTACGGGACGCGGGCCTGGTGTGGATCGGCCCCCCGCCGGACGCGATGGACGCGATGGCGTCCAAGACCCGCGCCAAGGAGTTGATGGCGGCGGCCGGCGTGCCGCTGCTGGCACCCGTACGGGCGGAGGACGCGCGTGCGGAGCAGCTGCCGCTGCTGGTGAAGGCGGTGGCGGGCGGCGGCGGGCGCGGAATGCGCGTCGTACGGGAACTCGCCGCCCTGCCGGGCGAGATCACCGCCGCGCGCGCGGAGGCGGCCGCCGCGTTCGGGGACGGCGAGGTCTTCGTCGAGCCGTACGTCGAGCGCGGGCGGCACGTCGAGGTGCAGGTGCTCGCCGACGGGCACGGCACGGTGTGGGCGCTCGGGACGCGGGACTGCTCGCTGCAGCGCCGCCACCAGAAGGTCGTCGAGGAGGCGCCCGCGCCCGGGCTGACCGACGGGCAGCGGACGGCGCTGCACAAGGCGGCGGTACGCGCCGCGCGCGCGGTGGGCTACGAGGGCGCGGGCACCGTCGAGTTCCTGCTCCCCACAGGCGAGGGCGCGGCGGACGGGGGCGCGTACTTCCTGGAGATGAACACCCGGCTGCAGGTGGAACACCCGGTCACGGAGTGCGTGTACGGGCTGGACCTGGTGGCCCTGCAGATCCGCGTCGCCGAGGGCGAACGGCTGCCCGCGGAGCCGCCGTCGCCGCGCGGCCACGCCGTCGAGGCGCGGCTGTACGCGGAGGACCCGGCGCGCGGCTGGCAGCCGCAGACGGGCGTGCTGCACCGGCTCGACGTGCCGGGCGCGACCACCGCTCCGGGCGGCGACCGTACGGTGGCGCACGGGCTGCGGCTGGACTCCGGGATCGCGGACGGCGGCACGGTGTCCGTGCACTACGACCCGATGCTCGCCAAGGTGATCGCCTGGGCGCCCGCGCGCGCGGAGGCCGTCCGGGCGCTGGCCCGCGCGCTGGAACGGGCCCGTGTCCACGGCCCGGTGACCAACCGCGAGCTGCTCGTACGCTCCCTGCGGCACCCGGACTTCGCCGCCGCCCGGCTGGACACCGGCTTCTACGACCGCCACCTGGACGCACTGACCGCACCACCCGCGCGCGCGGACGACGACGCGGACGGCACCACGGGCGCCGCCGACGCCGCCGACGGCGCGGACGCCGCCGGCCGCTGCGGCCCGCGGCGGCTCGCCGCCCTCGCGGCGGCGCTCGCCGACGCGGCGGCGCGGCGGTCCTCGGCCGCCGCCCCGGCCGTCCCGGCACGCCTCGGCGGCTGGCGGAACGTGCCGTCGCAGCCGCAGTGCAAGAGCTACCGCTCCGAGCCGGACGGCGCCGAGCACACCGTCTCGTACGCACTGACCCGCGACGGACTCGCCGCCGACGGCTTCCCCGGCGTACGGCTGGTGGAGGCGGCACCGGACCGCGTAGTCCTGGACGTGGCCGGCGTGCACCGTACGTTCGAGGTCAGCGTGTACGCGGAGGCCACCGGCGCAACGGGCGCCCCCGGCACGGCCGTTCGCGTCTTCGTGGACTCGCCGCTCGGTGCCTGCGCCTTCACCGCGCTGTCCCGCTTCCCCGACACGGCCGCCCGTACGGAGCCCGGTTCGCTGCTCGCCCAGCTGCCCGGCACCGTCGTACGGATCGCGGACGGACTGACCGTGGGCTCGCCGGTGGCGGCGGGGCAGCCGCTGCTGTGGCTGGAGGCGATGAAGATGGAGCACCAGTTCACGGCCCCCGCCGCGGGCGTACTGCGGGCGCTGCACGCCGAGGTCGGCCAGCAGGTCGAGGTGGGCGTGGTGCTGGCGGTCGTCGGGGAGCCCGACGGGGCCGACGGGGCCGCCGCGCACTCCACGGCCGCCGACGGCGCACCCGCCCAGGCAACCGAGGCCACTGAAGCCGCCGGGGCCGCCGGAGCCACCGAGGGGACGGCCGCACCGGCCGCCGCACCCTGA
- a CDS encoding acyl-CoA carboxylase subunit beta, with amino-acid sequence MLRTALDTASPAYAENRAAMLGKLAELEAEHAKATAGGGEKYVARHRKRGKLLARERIELLVDPDTPFLELSPLAAWGSDYTVGASLVTGIGTVSGVECLITANDPTVRGGASNPWTLKKALRANEIAYANRLPCISLVESGGADLPSQKEIFIPGGALFRDLTRLSEAGIPTVAVVFGNSTAGGAYVPGMSDHVIMVKERSKVFLGGPPLVKMATGEESGDEELGGAEMHARTSGLADYFAVDEPDALHRARRVVARLNWRKAHADPPPAAPPRYDEDELLGIVPGELKVPFDPREVIARVVDGSEFDEFKPLYGASLATGWARLHGYPVGILANARGVLFSEESQKATQFIQLANQRDIPLVFLHNTTGYMVGREYEQGGIIKHGAMMINAVSNSKVPHLSVLMGASYGAGHYGMCGRAYDPRFLFAWPSAKSAVMGPQQLAGVLSIVMRESAAAKGQPYDEENDAALRTMVEEQIESESLPMFLSGRLYDDGVIDPRDTRTVLGLCLSAIHTAPVEGARGGFGVFRM; translated from the coding sequence GTGCTGCGTACGGCGCTGGACACCGCGTCCCCCGCGTACGCCGAGAACCGCGCCGCCATGCTCGGCAAGCTCGCCGAGCTGGAGGCGGAGCACGCCAAGGCCACGGCGGGCGGCGGCGAGAAGTACGTCGCCCGGCACCGGAAGCGGGGGAAGCTGCTGGCCAGGGAGCGGATCGAGCTGCTGGTCGACCCGGACACGCCGTTCCTCGAACTGTCGCCGCTGGCCGCCTGGGGCAGCGACTACACGGTGGGCGCCTCCCTCGTCACCGGCATCGGCACGGTGTCCGGCGTCGAGTGCCTGATCACCGCGAACGACCCGACCGTACGCGGCGGCGCCAGCAACCCCTGGACGCTGAAGAAGGCACTGCGCGCGAACGAGATCGCCTATGCGAACAGACTGCCGTGTATCAGCCTCGTCGAGTCCGGCGGCGCCGATCTGCCCAGCCAGAAGGAGATCTTCATCCCCGGCGGCGCCCTCTTCCGCGACCTCACGCGGCTCTCCGAGGCCGGAATCCCCACCGTGGCGGTCGTGTTCGGGAACTCCACGGCGGGCGGCGCGTACGTGCCCGGCATGTCCGACCACGTGATCATGGTCAAGGAGCGGTCGAAGGTGTTCCTCGGTGGGCCGCCGCTGGTGAAGATGGCGACCGGCGAGGAGTCCGGCGACGAGGAGCTGGGCGGCGCCGAGATGCACGCCCGTACGTCGGGGCTCGCGGACTACTTCGCGGTGGACGAGCCGGACGCGCTGCACCGCGCCCGCCGCGTCGTCGCCCGCCTGAACTGGCGCAAGGCGCACGCCGATCCGCCGCCCGCCGCACCGCCCCGGTACGACGAGGACGAGCTGCTGGGCATCGTGCCGGGCGAGCTGAAGGTGCCGTTCGACCCGCGTGAGGTGATCGCGCGCGTGGTGGACGGCTCGGAGTTCGACGAGTTCAAGCCGCTCTACGGCGCCAGCCTGGCGACCGGCTGGGCACGGCTGCACGGCTATCCGGTGGGGATCCTCGCGAACGCGCGCGGGGTGCTGTTCAGCGAGGAGTCGCAGAAGGCCACGCAGTTCATCCAGCTGGCGAACCAGCGCGACATCCCGCTGGTCTTCCTGCACAACACGACCGGCTACATGGTCGGCAGGGAGTACGAGCAGGGCGGCATCATCAAGCACGGCGCGATGATGATCAACGCGGTGTCCAACTCGAAGGTCCCGCACCTGTCCGTGCTGATGGGCGCGAGCTACGGCGCCGGGCACTACGGCATGTGCGGCCGCGCCTACGACCCGCGCTTCCTCTTCGCCTGGCCCAGCGCCAAGTCGGCCGTCATGGGCCCGCAGCAGCTGGCGGGCGTGCTGTCCATCGTGATGCGCGAGTCGGCGGCGGCGAAGGGGCAGCCGTACGACGAGGAGAACGACGCTGCGCTGCGCACGATGGTCGAGGAGCAGATCGAGTCGGAGTCGCTGCCGATGTTCCTGTCCGGCCGGCTGTACGACGACGGGGTGATCGATCCGCGCGACACGCGCACGGTGCTCGGGCTGTGCCTGTCGGCGATCCACACGGCGCCCGTCGAAGGAGCGCGGGGCGGCTTCGGCGTCTTCCGGATGTGA